One Streptomyces lincolnensis genomic region harbors:
- a CDS encoding nucleotide sugar dehydrogenase has protein sequence MRVSVLGLGYVGCVSAACLAEMGHEVIGVDVNQAKVDLVNDGKAPVVEERIGEVVAEAVRTGALRATDDVREAIMGSEVSLVCVGTPSEPNGSLCTTYLERVTEQIGAALAERGGSGGRHTVVFRSTMLPGTCLNLLVPLLEKYVGGTAGVDFGVAVNPEFLREGTSVRDFFDPPKTVIGEIDPASGDVVAALYDGLPGEVFRVPVPTAEAIKYADNAFHGLKIGFANELGAICQALGVDSHQVVDVFLADRKLNISPAYLRPGFAFGGSCLPKDLRSLVHAAQRADVSVPILAHVLPSNSAHLQRAVDLVERTGKRRVGLFGLSFKPGTDDLRESPLVELAERLLGKGYDLKIYDGNVNLSRLLGANREYIENRLPHIAQLLTDSVDEVLEHAEVCLVGTKDPAVLSALPHGDGPVLVDLIRLPDAEARRTEPGYVGLVW, from the coding sequence ATGAGGGTCAGCGTCTTGGGGCTCGGCTACGTGGGCTGCGTGTCGGCAGCGTGCCTGGCCGAGATGGGTCACGAGGTCATCGGGGTGGACGTGAACCAGGCGAAGGTCGACCTGGTCAACGACGGCAAGGCCCCGGTGGTGGAGGAACGTATCGGCGAGGTCGTCGCCGAGGCGGTGCGGACGGGAGCGTTACGCGCCACCGACGACGTCCGCGAGGCGATCATGGGCAGTGAGGTGTCGTTGGTCTGCGTGGGCACGCCGTCGGAGCCCAACGGCAGCCTGTGCACCACCTACTTGGAGCGGGTCACCGAGCAGATCGGCGCCGCGCTGGCGGAGCGCGGTGGGAGCGGTGGGCGGCACACCGTCGTGTTCCGCAGCACCATGCTCCCGGGCACCTGCCTGAACCTGCTGGTACCACTCCTGGAGAAATACGTCGGCGGCACGGCCGGGGTGGACTTCGGGGTCGCGGTCAACCCGGAGTTCCTGCGCGAGGGCACGAGCGTGCGGGACTTCTTCGACCCGCCCAAGACCGTCATCGGCGAGATCGACCCGGCGAGCGGCGACGTGGTCGCGGCGCTGTACGACGGACTGCCCGGCGAGGTGTTCCGGGTGCCGGTCCCCACGGCCGAGGCGATCAAGTACGCGGACAACGCGTTCCACGGTCTCAAGATCGGCTTCGCGAACGAACTGGGCGCCATATGCCAGGCGCTCGGCGTGGACTCCCACCAGGTGGTGGACGTGTTCCTGGCCGACCGCAAACTGAACATCAGCCCCGCCTATCTGCGGCCCGGCTTCGCCTTCGGCGGCTCCTGCCTGCCCAAGGACCTGCGCAGCCTGGTCCACGCGGCACAACGCGCCGACGTCTCGGTGCCCATCCTCGCCCACGTGCTGCCCTCCAACTCCGCCCATCTGCAACGCGCGGTGGACCTGGTCGAGCGCACCGGCAAACGCCGGGTGGGCCTGTTCGGGCTGTCCTTCAAACCCGGCACCGACGACCTCCGCGAGAGCCCGCTCGTCGAGCTGGCGGAAAGACTCCTCGGCAAGGGCTACGACCTGAAGATCTACGACGGCAACGTGAACCTCTCCCGGCTGCTCGGCGCGAACCGCGAGTACATCGAGAACCGGCTGCCGCACATCGCGCAGCTGCTCACGGACTCCGTCGACGAGGTGCTCGAACACGCGGAGGTGTGCCTGGTCGGCACCAAGGA